The Arachis ipaensis cultivar K30076 chromosome B05, Araip1.1, whole genome shotgun sequence nucleotide sequence AGTTAATTGCAAATTTTTGTTGATCTTGGAGCATCCCAAGAGATTTCAAACCTTTGCCCCCAGGTGACATGTTCCTTCGCTTTTTTAATTCCTCTGCATCTCCCTATTCATGTGCCTTTTTTTTCCAGTTAGTTTACAACTACATAAAAACATTTTGTGATTGTTACTTGATagattcaaatttttaatttatatctaCAACATATCTAAttctaaaatcaaatttttaatatggAGAAGAAATGAtcgtttctttattttttctaatgatattttttatttatttgtcatGTCATAGCTAAAAAGTTTTTACGTTTGacacaaatttaatattatttcacTTTTTATCAATCACTTTTATTTAATACtaggttttttaaaaaattactcgGATAATATATATAGGACTAGAGATATTGGTGTTTAAAAGAAAAAAGTTTAAACTATCAATATACTAAAGTAGTtataaaatttatcaaattaataGATACTTTGATCTCTTAACTGAATATTTTAGATTTGAAATACTTATATTCTAAGATCTAAATAGTAGTAGTTTAATTTTAAGAAATACTTTATTTCGTTCTCAGAGggaacaaaatcaaaatatagtGTGCAACAATATGGGAGGAGGTGAACAAGACGAGAAACATGAGGATGAAGAAGTTGATCATGAGAAAAAGgataagaagaagaataaaaaggaaaagaaagagaaagacgaTGAAGATGAGCATGGTGATGAAGAAAACTCTAAGGAAAAGAGTAAGAAGGATAAGAAGAAGGATAAGAACAAAGAAGAGAAAAACCCTGAAGATAAGAAAGATCCTGCCAAACTGAGGCAAAAGCTTGAGAAACTTGAGTCCAAGATGCAAGCTTTGGTGGCTAAGAGAGATGAACTCTTGAGGCTTCTTAATGATGTTGAACAAGGTTCCACTAATGAAGCCATTACTGAAACTGATACGCCAGTCACATCTTAAGATCACTCTAAACCCTTATAATTAATACATTAACCATTGTTTGGTATTTCTAAATGTATGTATATCTAAAAatgatatatgtatatgtatacgtATGTATATATACGTAATTATGCTACAATTGTGGGAGTTAGCCAATATTTAGTAGTATTGGCAGTATTATTATTAAACTCCTGGGTTTTGTATTTTATACAATCAAAAGCTAGTTTGTATTTAATTTTCCAGTAATAAACTAAATTCCTAGCATGTATGATTTAATTTCTTGAATCAAAGTTAAAGGTATGTAACTGTGAGCAATTATTTGTATCGGTTGTTTAAATTA carries:
- the LOC107640938 gene encoding nucleolar protein 58, whose amino-acid sequence is MGGGEQDEKHEDEEVDHEKKDKKKNKKEKKEKDDEDEHGDEENSKEKSKKDKKKDKNKEEKNPEDKKDPAKLRQKLEKLESKMQALVAKRDELLRLLNDVEQGSTNEAITETDTPVTS